In Trichlorobacter lovleyi, the DNA window GGACAGCTGCAGCATGACCGAGTACGGGATGGTGCAGATATCAGCGCCGATCAGGGCGGAGTTAAGCACATGAATCGGGTTGCGGATGCTGGCTACGATGATCTCGCTGGTGTAGCCGTAGTTGTCGAAGATGGTCCTGATCTCTTCAATGATCCCCATACCGTCCTGGGAGATATCGTCCAGCCGTCCCACAAAGGGAGAGACATAGGTTGCGCCGGCCTTGGCCGCCAAGAGCGCCTGCATCGGAGTAAAGATCAGGGTGACGTTGGTCTTGATCCCCTTGGCTGAAAGCTGCTTGGTGGCTTTCAGGCCTTCCGGTGTCATCGGCAGCTTGATGACGATGTTTTTGTGAATCTTGACTAGGTCCTTGGCCTCTTTGACCATGCCTTCCGCATCCAGGGCAATTACCTCGGCGGAGATCGGGCCGTCTACGATGGCGGTGATCTCTTTGATGACATCCTTGAACTTGCGGCCTGATTTGGCGATCAGGGACGGGTTGGTGGTAACACCATCCACCAGACCCAGGGTGTGTGCTTCACGAATCTCGTGTACGTCAGCGGTGTCGATAAAAAATTTCATGTCTGAACCTCCGGTTTTAGGGATTAATGTATATGGTCAAGTTGATCGCGAAACTTATCCAGGCAGTCCATTGAGCAGAAATAGTGCCGCGTACCGTCCAGGGTTCCGACAATGGCATCCTGTTTTGCCAGGTACACCTTGCAAACCGGATCCTGTACGGTTTCTTCGTCGTTGCGGGCCGGTTTTGACGCAGAAGGTTGCCGGGGGGCAACAAGTGACTTGAAGATCCGGAACCCGATATAGGCCAGCAGCAACCAGATTACGAGGCGAAACATGGTGTCATTACTCCAGTGGCCTGACCTGCTCGTCGGTTTCAAGGCAGGTCAGCAGCTCTGCTATGGTACGTTTGCTGGCCGGTTCGCATAACTCAGGGGCGATATCAGCCAACGGCAGCAGTACAAAACGGCGCGCCGTCATCCGGGGATGGGGCAGGGTCAGGTCAGGTGTTGCAAGTTGTGTGGTGCCGTACAGGAGCAGATCCAGATCCAGCCGTCGTGATTGCGGGCTGGCGGCCGGGGTCCGGCCAAAGACTTCCCGTTCTATCCGTTGCAGCTCCTGCAGCAGGTCATGGGGCGGCAGGGTGGTGGCCAGCCGTGCAACCCCGTTGTAAAAAGCAGGAGTGCCGGATGGCATACCCACCGGTGACGTTTCATAAAACCTGGATAGGGCTGTCACACGGCAACCGGCTATCTTGCCCAGCTCCGCCACGGCCCGTAACAGGTTCAGTTCCCGATCCCCCAGATTAGAGCCGAGGGCGATGTAAGCATCGGTTTCCACAAGGCGGGATTAAACCATACTTGTGGGGGGGCGTCAACCGCGGTACAAAAAAAGCCCCCGTCACCAGGAGGGGCGGCAACGAGGGCGATGAGACCCCCAAGGGGGCTCGCAAACATATTCTCTGCCTATAGTGTACCCAAGCCGGACAGGTGCTGCAATAAAAGTTTTGTAACCAATTGCCTCTGCAAGCAGATTAGCGTTTGCTGACCTTGGGGCTGATTGCATTGTAGGGGCACTGCTCTGCCAGACAGCAGCGGTTGCAGTGCGGTCTGGGGCGGCAAACCTGTTTCCCCAGCTCGACGATCAGCGCATGGTACTCGTTAAACAGGGCTGTATCTGATGCCAGGCTGTCCATGAAGTGACGTCGCAAGCCATCATAGCTGATCTGCTCATCCACCAGTCCCAACCGGCTGAAGATCCGTCTGGTGTAGGCATCCACCACAAAGCTTGGCTTGTGACCAGCATAGAGCAGAATTGAATCGGCGGTTTCAGGTCCGATCCCCTTGACTGCAAGCAGTTCCGCTCTGGTATGCTGCCACGGTCCGGCAAAGAGCCGGTCAAGGCTGCCGTCGTACTGATCCAGTAGAAAGCCGACAAAGGCCTGCAGCCGTGCCGCCTTGATGTTAAAGTAGCCTGCCGGTCTGATCAGTGCGGCCAGCGCGTCCGGCAGCAGGCCGGCAATGCCAGCAACCGACAGTCTGCCGGCTGCCTTCAGGTTTGCAATCGCCTTTTCCACATTGCCCCAGTTGGTATTCTGGGTCAGGATGGCCCCGACACAGACCTCGAAAGGGCTCTCGCCGGGCCACCAGTGCCGGGGACCGTACTGCTCCAGCAGGACAGCGAAAATCCTGTCAAGCTGCTTATCTGCCAACCAGCACCCGCAGGTTTTTGGGATTGACCTTATAACCGCCGGAAACCGTAACATAGCCTTTGTACAGGTCGCTGATATCGGTGATGCGTGCCATGAACCAGCTGCTCTGGCGGGCGTTTGACTTGTCTTGAGGGGCCTGATAGGCATCATTCTGACTGTTTCCCTCAAACATGATCATCACGGTCCCCAGCCTGATCTCGTCCGGCCTGGCAAGCCTGGTGCGCCAGAAGAATTTGGTCCACTGGCTGGCGCCATTTGCAATCTTGAAGAACTCGGCCTCACCCTTGGTTTGCGCGTTGGGCGGCTGGGTCATCTTGGCCAGGGTCACATAGATCCAGGCGTTCTCACCCATCGGCTGTTCACTGATGAAGAAGTCGTCGCTCTGGATATAGTGCCGGTCTTCACCGGCTGTCGGTGCCTCGTAACGCGGCTGTGGCGCAGGCTCCTCCCGGGCAGGGGGCATCTGCTCACGGATCTGTTGGCCATCGGTCACCAGCTTGTCAACTTCATCCATAAAACCTGCCTGCGCGGTTGCGCAGCTAGCCAGCAGCAGTGTCAGCACGCACAGCTTCTTCATGACACACCTCCGTTACCTCATAGGTTTTATCCGTCCCAAAGGGTATTACCCTGCTCCTATACCAGAGATTTCCGATCTGTAAAGGCTCAGAGTGAGGCGGCAATCCCCTGTTGCAGATCGGGATAGCGCAGGGAAATTCCCAGATCATCCAGCATCCGGCGGTTGTCAACCACCCGTGATTCCATGAAATAGTTGAACAGCAGCGGCGGCATCACCCGGCGGGCCTCCTCAAGGTCGATCTGGGGCTGACGGGGTTTCTGCAGGGCATCGGCACAGGCGTTGAAGTAGGCTGTCATGCTGGCCGGATGACCGTCACTGACGTTGTAGATGCCGGTCCCTTTCAGCAGGGCAGAGAGGCAGACCTGGACCAGGTCCTCAACGTGAATCCGGTTGGAGGGCCTGGCCAGCTCCTCCCGCAGCAGCGGCTGGCCCTGATTGATCTGCATCAACGGCAGGCGCCCCTTGCCGTAGATGGCCGAGACCCTCAGGATGACCACCGGAATACGGTGCTGCAGGCCAAAGTCCTGAAACAGTTGTTCGGCATCCAGCCGCCGTTTGCCCATGGCTGAGGTTGGCTCCGTGGGACTCTGCTCGGTCACCAGTGCGCCGCCGGTGTCGCCATAGACGCTGGTGGCACTGAGATAGACGATTTTGGAGGGGCTGAGCTGATCCCGCTCCAAGGCAGCGCAGAAATTGCGGGCACGCAGATCAATACTGCCGCCTCCCTGGGGAGGGACACTGTACAACAGCATCCGTCCGTCCAGCGGCAACCGGGGGATGTCGTCACGTTCGTCCATGCTGCAGAGGCAGACCTCTGCACCGGCCGTGGCCAAGGTTGCAGCCTTTTCCTGATCCCGCAGGTGAACCGTCACGGACCAGCCCTGTGCAAGGGCCTGTGTGGCCACCAGACTGCCGGTGTAGCCGCATCCGGCAATAAACAGCTGCTGCATAATCGTTATCCCTTTCCTTCATCTAGCAGTTCATCCAAGGGCTGCTTTTTCTCAATGGCGATGATCCTGACCTTGATCGCCCCCTTGCCCCACAGGCCGATCTGCTGGGCTGCAGCGCGGGAGAGGTCGATCAGATTGCGGACTGCGTGACGGGGATGGCAGCGGTCATTGATGATCACCGACACCTTCTGGCCGCTCTTGATGTTTTCAACCGTAACAAGGGTCCCCAGCGGCAACAGGGCATGGGCTGCGGTCAGCTTGTCCGGGTGATAGCGCTGGCCAGAGGTGGTGCGCCGTCCGATGAAGCGCGAGGCGTAGTAGGTGGCCACGCCGACCTGCGGGTCTTTAAGCGTGTCCCCGTCCTTTGCCAGCACCTCCAGCAACTGGGCATCACTCATATCATCACGTTCTATCGGGTGAGCAGCATGGACAGCGCCGGGCATGAGCAGGGACAGAATAAGTAGACGCTTAATCATCGTTGCAGGTACTCCCGGATACCGTCTCTGAAGCGGATCGGTTCAAAATCAAAGGTTTTCCTCCAGCAGCCGTCGCAGATATTTTCCTCAAGCAGCATCTGCAGCTGGTCCATGGTAATCGGAAAGGCACGGAACCCCTGCAAGGCCTTGATCACCGGCTTCATCAGGCCGAGCGGCAGGGCCGGTTTCCAGGGGTGGCTCTTGCCCATCGCCTCGGCAATGGCATCCAGCAGTTCACGATAGGTCAGGCGATCCTCGCCGCACAGCTCAAAGACCTGGCCGGCGGTTTCCGGTTTCTCCAGGGCATCGGCGTAACAGCGGGCCACATCGCTGCCGTGGATCGGCTGCAGCCGGTAGTTGCCATCCCCCATGGTGGGCATGACCGGTGCCAGCCGCAGGTTATCTGCCAGCATGTTGACAAAGGCATCCTTGGGGCCAAAGATAAGCGACGGCCGGAAGATGGTCCAGGCCAGGCTGCTGCCCCGCACGATCTCCTCTCCCCGCCATTTGGTGCGATGGTAGCCGGAAACCGCATCGAGCCTGGTGCCGAGGGCGGACATCTGCAGGTAGCGCAGCACGCCGCTGTGTTGGGCCGCCTGTACCATGCCGGCGGTGGCCTCCACATGCAGCCGCTCAAAGCTAATCCCCTGGGCGGGAAACTCGCGGATGATCCCCACCAGATTGATTACCGCGTCACAGCCTTTCATGGCAGCGCCGTAACTGGCCGGATCAACGACATCGCCCTTGACCAAGGTGATGCCTGGCGCTGCTGGCCCGCTACGGGCATGACTCAGAAGTATCAGCTCGTGACCGCGCTTCAGCAGCTCTGCGGTCAGGTGTCCACCCACAAATCCGGTGCCACCGGCGATGAAGATCTTCATTGGCAGTACTCCTCTCCGGAATTTACGCGGCCATTTTAAGTGTTAACCAGGCCACTGCTGCATAGCGTGCCAATTTGCCCGTCGCAACCAGCAGCAGAAAGGTGCTAAAGCGGATCTTCAGCAGCCCCCCCACCAGGCAGAGCGGGTCCCCCACCAGCGGCAGCCAGGAAAACAGCAGCGACAGGATACCGTACTGTTGATACCACGCCTCTGCCCGTTGCCGTTGCTGTTCGCTGATCCTGAACAGGCGGGCCAGCAGCCAGTCACCGCCGTAACGCCCCACCAGCCAGGTGGTACAGGCCCCCAGGCTGTTGCCGGTGGTGGCAGTCACGACGCAAACGGCAGGGTCGTAGCCCCTGACCAGCATCAGCACCAGCAGCCACTCCGACCCCAGCGGCACCAGGGTCGAAGCCAGAAAACTGAGTGCGAACAGGGCCGGATAACCGGGCTGTTGCAGCCAGTTTAACAGGGGGGACAGGTGTGTCAAAAAGCCGTTGTCAAACAGATCCACATCACGTACCTTTTGTCCTCGAATAAGACAGTATAGCCGAAAAATTGCAGTAGCAACAGGGGGGTAGCATGAAAACCCGCGGCAAGCCAACCGGACACTATACCCAGGCAGCACGTCTGCACAATGTAATCCGCCTGATTGAGACCCGTAACGGCATCACGCTGGATGAGCTGGTGGAGGAGACCGGGGTGGATCGCCGCACGGTCCACCGGGATCTGGTGGCGATCCAGGAGGCCGGCTATCCGTTGACCGCAGATCGCCTGGATGGGCGCAAGATCTACCGTTTTCTGACCGCCACTCGCCAGGTGGCACCGATCACCTTTACCCTGGATGAACTGGTCTCACTGCATCTGCTCAAGGCCTGTGCCGGGCTGCTGCCGCCCGAGCCGTTCGGTGGCGAGATCGATGCCATCTTTGCCAAGATTCACGCCTCGCTGCCGCCCCGCTCAGTGGCACATCTGGAGCGGATTGCCCGGGTTTCACTGCCCCGATTCCAGGGGGGCAGGACCTATACAGGTTCAGCCGAGCTGTTGTCCGAGCTGCGCCGGGCGTTGCTGTTTCAGTACCGGATCAAGCTGTCCTACAGCCGCAGCGGCAAGGAGGCTGCGCTGTACGAGATCGATCCCTACACCCTGGTGCTGGCCAAGGGAGGGCTGTACCTGCTGGCCCATGCCCATAACCGCGGGGCCGTACGGCTGTTCGCGGTGGAGCGGATTGTGGGGCTGACCGTGACCCGCCAACGCTTTGAGATGCCGGATGAGTTTAATCCGGAGCAGTACTTTAGTGACGCCTTTGGTCTGGTGACGGACCAGCCGATGCAGCTCAAGATCCGCTTTGACAGTGAGGTGGCCCATATGGTGCGGGACAGGGTCTGGCGGACCGGACAGACCCTGCTGAGTGAGCCGGACGGTTCCGTCCTGCTCTCGTTTGAGGCGGCCGGTTCCCTGGAGATCCTGGCCTGGGTGCTGTCCTACGGACGCCATGCAGAGCTGCTGGAACCGCCTGAGCTGCGCAAGGAGCTGAAGCGCCAGATCAAAGGGCTGCGCGAGATCTATCGCAAGAAGTGATAACGCCGGTTCCAGCTCAAAGGCACTATCTGCACCGGCTCGTCTCCGGCTCCGCCGCGTCCTGATCCCTGCACGCTGCCGTCGCCGGAATCCTTGCCGCCTTGAGGTCATCCGCGATTTGACATTGGAGGATTGAATAGGAACTTGACCCTGCTTTCTTGACCCTGCATAATCCACGACCATGAACGATATGACCTTACATGACCTGATTGCCGACCGTATCCGTGCCGCAGGCCGGATCACCTTTGCCGATTACATGGCTGCCTGCCTCTACGAGCCCGGACTGGGCTACTACACCTCGCCGGGACGCAAGGTGGGGACCGAAGGCGACTTCTATACCAGCATCACGGTGCATGCCACCTTCGGACGGGTCATTGCCCGCGAGATTGCTGCCATGTGGCGCTCCATGGACTGTCCGGCTGACTTTACCCTGGTTGAAGCGGGCGCCGGCCATGGCCGCCTGGCCTGCGACATCATGGACTTTCTGGCAGAGCACCAGCCGGATTGTTATGCCGCGACAAAGCTGGTGCTGGTTGAACAGGAACCGACCCTGGCCGAGGCCCAGGCTGCCCTGCTGGCCAAGCATGCGGCCAGGCTGTCCTGGCTTACCCCGGCAGAACTGCCCGGTTTCCGTTTCAGTGGGGTGCTCTACTCCAACGAACTGCTGGATGCCATGCCGGTGCACCGGGTCCTGATGACCCCGCAGGGGCTGAAAGAGATCTACGTCACCCTTGATGGTGATCAGTTTCAGGATCAGGCTGATCTGCCATCCACCCCGGCGCTGGAGGCCTATCTAGATCGCTTTGGTATCCCGCTGCACCCCGGTCAGGAGGCTGAGGTCTCGCTGGCCGGCCTGGCCTGGTTTGAAGATGTGGCGGAATCTCTGCAGCAGGGCTTTATCCTGACCATTGACTATGGCTGGGCCAAGGCCGAGCTGTACTCACCCCAGCGCAACCTGGGTACCCTGCTCTGCTACTACAAGCATACCGTGGAAGACAACCCCTACCAGCGGCTGGGTCAGCAGGATATCACCACCCATATCAACTTCAGCGCACTGCTTGAACGGGGAGAAGAGCTAGGGCTCAAGCCGCTCTGGTTCGGCGAGCAATCCCGTTTTCTGCTCTCTGCCGGGGTGATTGAAGAGCTGGAGCAGATCGAGGCATCCGAGCTGCCGGAAAAAGACAAGCTGCGCCTGCGGCTGATCATCAAGCGACTGATCATGCCGGAGGGGGGGATGGGAGATACCTTCCGGGTGCTGGTACAGTCAAAAGGGGTGACAGACCCCAGGCTGGGCTGTCTGCGTGGGATCAGCCTGTGAACCGTGGGGCGATCAAGGCGATTGTCTTTGACCTGGATGGCACCCTGTATGTCTCAGAGGCCTTTGAACATGCGGTCTGGGAATCGGTTTCCCGTTATGCCGGGCAGCTGCTGGGGCTTTCAGTTGATGCTGGTGGGAGGCGCCTGAAGGAGCTGCGTGACCGTTTGACTGCAGAGCGGGGGACCGTGCAGACCCTGGCGGTGGCGATCGAGGTGCTGGGCGGTACGGTGCCGGAGATGCATCGCCGCTTTGCTGAAGAACTTGAACCGCAGCAGTATATTCAGCCTGATCCGCGGGTCAAGCCGCTGGTGAACCGCCTGGGGCAACGCTACACCAGCTGGCTGCTGACCAACAACAATCAGACCCTTACCAACAAGATTCTTGCCTGCCTGGATCTTGAAGAGAGTTTCGAGCGGGTGATCACTATTAATGACACCTGGCGTCCCAAGCCCGACCGGAGCGTGCTTGATCAGGTCTTAAGCGAGCTAAGCCTGCCCTCTGAAGCGGTGCTGTTTGTCGGTGACCGCTACGATATTGATCTGCGCCTGCCGGAGCAACAGGGCTGCCCGGTATTGCTGACCAAAACCATTGACGAGCTGATGCAACTGCAAACTCTCTTGGATCAGCCTCCTTCACCTGTCTGACGTCCGGCAGTGCAGAGGGGCGATCGGCCTTGTATTAGATCTGTTTTAGAACAGGGTTATCAGAATCCTTGCCTTTTTAATGAAGGTTTGTTCTAATGGCCGCCCGTGTCCTTTCCCATGCCCGGTGCCAATGGAGGTAGCTTTATGTTCCGCGCCCGTCTGACTGCCAAGGTTCTGATTGCCATTGCTGTAACCCTTTCCGTCGGTTTTGCCTGCCTTGGGGTCTTGAGCCTCTATCTGTCCTACTCCTCCATGCTTGATCTGCAGCGTAACAACGCCCGCCAGGCAGCAGCCAACGTTATCCATGACCTGATTGAGCTGAAGATGAAGGGCGACTTCCAGGCCTTTAACCAGTATGTGGATGAGGTGGTCAAGCGGGGCGGTGCCCTGAAGATTCAACTCTTCCATCCTGATGGCAAGCAGTATAACGGCACGGAAAGCAGTGAGCTGGTGAAGCAGGCGGTAGAGGCCGGGGTACAGAAGGAAAAAAACAGTGTTGTTGACGGCAAGTCGGCTCTGGTGCTGGCTACGCCGCTGGCCAACGAGGCCCGCTGTAATGCCTGCCATGCGGCCGGCCCCAAGTTTCTGGGAGGACTGCAGCTGGTCACCTCCGTGGAAGAGGGGGCTGCCAAGGCCAAAAAACTGGCCGTGGTGCTGACCGGGGTGGGAATCTTCTTCTTCTTCCTGATCATCGGGGTGCTCTACCTGCTGATCTCACGACTGGTGGTGCGGCCGATTCGGGAGCTGTCTGCCCAGGTTGAGGATATTGCCAAGGGGGAAGGCGACCTGACCAAGGTGCTGCCGGTCCACTCAGAGGATGAGATCGGCCATCTGGCCGGTGAGGTCAACCACCTGACCCAGACGGTCCGTGAGATCATCGCTTCTCTCTATCAGCAGGCCTGTGTGCTGGGTGGCAATACCTGTGAACTTTCCAATGCCACCGAACGGATTGCCAAAGAGGTGCAGGAGCAGATGGAGCACGCCGATATGGTGGCCACTGCGGCTGAAGAGATGAGCAGTACCATCCAGAACGTGTCTGAAAACACCCATCAGGCAGTGGAGCTCTCCGCCACGGTGGATGCGGCTGCCAGCACCGGTTTGGCGGTGGTACAGGAAACCTGGCAGTGCATGAGCAGTGTCTCGGAGAGCGTGGAGTCAACCCTGGCCGGTATTGCCGAACTGGAACGCTCTTCCGCCAGCATCGGCGACATGCTCTCCCTGATTGAAGATATTGCTGACCAGACCAACCTGCTGGCCCTGAATGCTGCCATTGAGGCGGCCCGGGCCGGTGAGGCCGGCCGCGGTTTTGCGGTGGTTGCCGATGAGGTCCGTTCCCTGGCTGAGAAGACCACCAAATCAACCAAGGATATTGAGCGGGTGGTGGGCAAGATCCAGCAGGAAAGCGAGCGGGCAGCAGCCAGTATCCGTAAGGAAAGCGCCTTGGTCCGTTCCGGTCTGCAGCAGGCAGAAGAGGCTCGCCGTCAGCTGGAGGATATCAAAAACTGCGCCTCAAGCTCACGGATGATGAGTGAACTGATTGCGGTTGCCGCTGCCGAACAGACCACCGTAACCGGCGAAATTTCAACCAAGATCCACCATATCTCCGATGCTGCCCACGGTACCAACCAGATGATGAAGGCCAATATGGATACCTTCTCCCGTTTTGCAGATACCGTTGAGAGTATCTACGGTACCGTGGGACGCTTCTCGGTGGGTAACTACCATGACCAGGTCAAGGCCTATGCTGCCGAGCTGTCCAATGGTGTGCAAACGGCCATTGCCGAGGCGATCAAAAACGGTAGCCTGTCCGAGGCGGATCTGTTTGATCGCAATTATCAGCCGTACCCCAAGAAGACCGATCCTCCCAAGTTTACCACCCGTTTTGACGGTTTCTTTGACCGGGTCATCTCGCCGCTGCAAGAGGCAATTGTCAACCGTGACAGCCAGCTGGCCTATGTGATCTGCTTTGACGACCACGCCTATGTGCCTACCCACAACCTGCGTGTCAGCAAGCCGCTTACCGGTGATCCGGAGGTGGATCGGATCAACAACCGTACCAAGCGGATCTTTGGTGACAATACCGGCATGCGCTGCGCCAAGAATACCGAAAGTGTCCTGCTGCAGACCTACCGGCGTGATACCGGTGAAATTCTGAATGACCTTTCCGTACCGATCTTCATCAACGGCAAGCACTGGGGCGGCATCCGCTTTGGCTATAAGGCCCCCTGCAGCCTGAAATAGCCTTTGGGCCAGCCTGCTGACTACTGAAAGGAGAACCGACATGGCGTTACTGGTGTGGGGGCCGATGCTTGAAGTAGGGGTTAAGGAGATTGATACCCAGCACAGGAAGCTGGTTGATCTGGCAAATGAACTGTCTGATGCGCAAGTGGCCGGCAAGGCCAAGGATGTGCTGGGCAAGACCCTGTCCGAGCTGGTGCGGTATACCGTCACCCATTTTGCAACGGAAGAGCGGCTGATGGATCAGCACAAGTATCCGGCCGCTGCAGATCACAAGCAACAGCACAAGGATCTGGTCAAGACCGTCTCTGATTTCAAGGCCAAGTTCGACAAGGGGGATGCGGCCCTGTCAGTTGACATCATGCACTTTTTGCGGGACTGGTTGACCAAGCATATCATGAGTACTGACAAGGCCTTTGCCCGTGACCTGATTCAAAAAGGGGTCAAGTAGTCTTGCTCCTGCTGCTGTCGGGGTGCCTCCCCGGCAGCAGCAGATGAATGTCTCTTAATTTCTGTTGATTTCCTTGCATTTTAGTCTGGTTAGGCTAAACTGATCCCCCATGGTTGTTCGTCACCTTACCACGACTTCTCGTAAAGCCATCCTCTGGGCCCTGGCAGCAGGCTGCTGCGGCCTGCTGCTGAACCGTTTTCTGCCGATTGAACTGTACTATCGCCTCTCCTTACTGCTGGGATCGCTGCTGCCGCTGGTAATACTGGGAATGCTGGGTGGACGCTTCGGTATTCTGGCCGGTGTGGTTGCGGCCTCCGGAACCCTGCTGATCTGGCTGCAGCCGATTCCGTTTCTGGCGCTCTCGCTGGAAATAGTGGTAGTCGCCCTGCTGGTCCGGCGCGGGATGCGCCTGACCCAGGCAGTGATGCTCTACTGGCTGGTGGTCGGCATGCCGTTGGTACTGCTTGCCTACCTGTTCCTTCTGGATATCAGCGCGCAGGCCGCTCTGGTCTTTGCACTCAAATTCGGCCTGAACGGCGCCTTTAATGCCCAGATCGCCGCATTGATAATTGTTGCGATCCGCTACTGGCGTTTCAGGGAGAGCGGGGCACAGGAACACCGGATCTCCTTTGTTGAGGCGTTGACCCTGCTGGTCACTGCCGCGGTCTATATTCCGCCTATGATCATGTTACTGGTCGGCCTGCGCGGTGCCCAGCAACAACATCTGGCCGCGATGCACCGTACCGTGTCGCAGGTGACCGATGCGACGCAGGCCTTGTTGGGAGACTGGCTGCAGCGGCGGCTTGATTCAGTTAATGCCGTGGCAAAGGAGGTTGCCCTGCCTCTTGGCGCCTCACCGGAAACCAGACGGCTGATGACCCTGATCAAACAGACCGATCCGGTACTGTTGCGGCTGGGACTGTCTGACCAGCAGGGTAACGAACTCCTGAGCCTGACAAGCGACAGCATTCATGGCAGTGTGAAAAACGTGCCGGCCGACCGTGCCCGGATACTGGAACCGCTCAGGAACGGCATGCCCTATCTGGGAACCGCTGTCCCGCTGGAAGGGGGGCTTGAACCGGGAGAGGTGGTCGCCACCATCGGCCAGCCGATTATTCGCGGCGGACGTGTGGTGGGGGTGGTTACGGCGCTGATACCGGTGACACGGCTGCAGGAACGCTGTGACTTCGTGGTATCCCGCCGGAATGTGCGGCTGAGTGTGATTGACAGAAACGGTATCCCACTGGCCATGTCGAGCGGCAGTACTGCTCACAAGCTGGCGCCCGGGTTGCATGTGGTGCATCCCCCCAAGCGTCCCGGTCTCCCCTGGCTTGCGTTGATG includes these proteins:
- the fsa gene encoding fructose-6-phosphate aldolase, yielding MKFFIDTADVHEIREAHTLGLVDGVTTNPSLIAKSGRKFKDVIKEITAIVDGPISAEVIALDAEGMVKEAKDLVKIHKNIVIKLPMTPEGLKATKQLSAKGIKTNVTLIFTPMQALLAAKAGATYVSPFVGRLDDISQDGMGIIEEIRTIFDNYGYTSEIIVASIRNPIHVLNSALIGADICTIPYSVMLQLSKHPLTDAGIKKFLEDWEKVPK
- a CDS encoding YHS domain-containing protein, which encodes MFRLVIWLLLAYIGFRIFKSLVAPRQPSASKPARNDEETVQDPVCKVYLAKQDAIVGTLDGTRHYFCSMDCLDKFRDQLDHIH
- the folK gene encoding 2-amino-4-hydroxy-6-hydroxymethyldihydropteridine diphosphokinase, translating into METDAYIALGSNLGDRELNLLRAVAELGKIAGCRVTALSRFYETSPVGMPSGTPAFYNGVARLATTLPPHDLLQELQRIEREVFGRTPAASPQSRRLDLDLLLYGTTQLATPDLTLPHPRMTARRFVLLPLADIAPELCEPASKRTIAELLTCLETDEQVRPLE
- a CDS encoding endonuclease III domain-containing protein gives rise to the protein MADKQLDRIFAVLLEQYGPRHWWPGESPFEVCVGAILTQNTNWGNVEKAIANLKAAGRLSVAGIAGLLPDALAALIRPAGYFNIKAARLQAFVGFLLDQYDGSLDRLFAGPWQHTRAELLAVKGIGPETADSILLYAGHKPSFVVDAYTRRIFSRLGLVDEQISYDGLRRHFMDSLASDTALFNEYHALIVELGKQVCRPRPHCNRCCLAEQCPYNAISPKVSKR
- a CDS encoding NAD-dependent epimerase/dehydratase family protein, with translation MQQLFIAGCGYTGSLVATQALAQGWSVTVHLRDQEKAATLATAGAEVCLCSMDERDDIPRLPLDGRMLLYSVPPQGGGSIDLRARNFCAALERDQLSPSKIVYLSATSVYGDTGGALVTEQSPTEPTSAMGKRRLDAEQLFQDFGLQHRIPVVILRVSAIYGKGRLPLMQINQGQPLLREELARPSNRIHVEDLVQVCLSALLKGTGIYNVSDGHPASMTAYFNACADALQKPRQPQIDLEEARRVMPPLLFNYFMESRVVDNRRMLDDLGISLRYPDLQQGIAASL
- a CDS encoding septal ring lytic transglycosylase RlpA family protein, encoding MIKRLLILSLLMPGAVHAAHPIERDDMSDAQLLEVLAKDGDTLKDPQVGVATYYASRFIGRRTTSGQRYHPDKLTAAHALLPLGTLVTVENIKSGQKVSVIINDRCHPRHAVRNLIDLSRAAAQQIGLWGKGAIKVRIIAIEKKQPLDELLDEGKG
- a CDS encoding complex I NDUFA9 subunit family protein, with the translated sequence MKIFIAGGTGFVGGHLTAELLKRGHELILLSHARSGPAAPGITLVKGDVVDPASYGAAMKGCDAVINLVGIIREFPAQGISFERLHVEATAGMVQAAQHSGVLRYLQMSALGTRLDAVSGYHRTKWRGEEIVRGSSLAWTIFRPSLIFGPKDAFVNMLADNLRLAPVMPTMGDGNYRLQPIHGSDVARCYADALEKPETAGQVFELCGEDRLTYRELLDAIAEAMGKSHPWKPALPLGLMKPVIKALQGFRAFPITMDQLQMLLEENICDGCWRKTFDFEPIRFRDGIREYLQR
- a CDS encoding YqaA family protein; the protein is MDLFDNGFLTHLSPLLNWLQQPGYPALFALSFLASTLVPLGSEWLLVLMLVRGYDPAVCVVTATTGNSLGACTTWLVGRYGGDWLLARLFRISEQQRQRAEAWYQQYGILSLLFSWLPLVGDPLCLVGGLLKIRFSTFLLLVATGKLARYAAVAWLTLKMAA
- a CDS encoding helix-turn-helix transcriptional regulator → MKTRGKPTGHYTQAARLHNVIRLIETRNGITLDELVEETGVDRRTVHRDLVAIQEAGYPLTADRLDGRKIYRFLTATRQVAPITFTLDELVSLHLLKACAGLLPPEPFGGEIDAIFAKIHASLPPRSVAHLERIARVSLPRFQGGRTYTGSAELLSELRRALLFQYRIKLSYSRSGKEAALYEIDPYTLVLAKGGLYLLAHAHNRGAVRLFAVERIVGLTVTRQRFEMPDEFNPEQYFSDAFGLVTDQPMQLKIRFDSEVAHMVRDRVWRTGQTLLSEPDGSVLLSFEAAGSLEILAWVLSYGRHAELLEPPELRKELKRQIKGLREIYRKK
- a CDS encoding class I SAM-dependent methyltransferase; the protein is MNDMTLHDLIADRIRAAGRITFADYMAACLYEPGLGYYTSPGRKVGTEGDFYTSITVHATFGRVIAREIAAMWRSMDCPADFTLVEAGAGHGRLACDIMDFLAEHQPDCYAATKLVLVEQEPTLAEAQAALLAKHAARLSWLTPAELPGFRFSGVLYSNELLDAMPVHRVLMTPQGLKEIYVTLDGDQFQDQADLPSTPALEAYLDRFGIPLHPGQEAEVSLAGLAWFEDVAESLQQGFILTIDYGWAKAELYSPQRNLGTLLCYYKHTVEDNPYQRLGQQDITTHINFSALLERGEELGLKPLWFGEQSRFLLSAGVIEELEQIEASELPEKDKLRLRLIIKRLIMPEGGMGDTFRVLVQSKGVTDPRLGCLRGISL
- a CDS encoding HAD family hydrolase, whose amino-acid sequence is MNRGAIKAIVFDLDGTLYVSEAFEHAVWESVSRYAGQLLGLSVDAGGRRLKELRDRLTAERGTVQTLAVAIEVLGGTVPEMHRRFAEELEPQQYIQPDPRVKPLVNRLGQRYTSWLLTNNNQTLTNKILACLDLEESFERVITINDTWRPKPDRSVLDQVLSELSLPSEAVLFVGDRYDIDLRLPEQQGCPVLLTKTIDELMQLQTLLDQPPSPV